In Treponema denticola, one genomic interval encodes:
- a CDS encoding ABC transporter permease: protein MWYTLTSIFPYVIAYTIPLLVTSLGGLYSERSGVVNLGLEGLMLVGSFAAAITIHLLEGLIPSGLLIPIGLLAAVIMGILYSLLHAFASITLKADQIISGTAINMLAAALTVYTARAILGSGNVRVNSIIRKDIPGLANIPVLGPLFFSQSYWSTWLVLAILVFSWFLLYKTSFGLRLRACGEHPSAVASAGINVHKMRYFAVCASGALAGLGGAVILVTYSGEFNGSVDGLGFLALAALIFGQWKPLGILGATFFFGFARTVANVSQVIPSLSIIPPVWLKIFPYVVTLIALVLFSKHSAAPKADGEPY from the coding sequence ATGTGGTATACTTTAACTTCAATATTTCCCTATGTTATAGCATATACGATTCCGCTTTTAGTTACTTCTTTAGGCGGTCTTTATAGCGAGAGGAGTGGAGTAGTAAATTTAGGGCTTGAAGGCCTCATGCTTGTAGGCAGTTTTGCCGCAGCTATTACCATCCATCTTTTGGAAGGCTTGATACCCTCCGGCCTTCTTATACCCATAGGCCTTTTAGCTGCCGTAATTATGGGAATCTTATATTCTCTTTTACATGCCTTTGCTTCAATTACATTAAAGGCCGATCAGATTATAAGCGGTACCGCCATAAATATGTTGGCTGCAGCCTTGACAGTCTATACCGCGAGAGCCATCTTAGGCTCTGGAAATGTCCGTGTAAACAGCATAATCAGAAAAGACATTCCCGGCTTGGCGAATATTCCCGTTTTAGGGCCATTATTCTTTTCTCAAAGCTATTGGAGTACATGGCTTGTTTTAGCTATTTTGGTTTTTTCTTGGTTTTTACTTTATAAGACCTCATTCGGCCTCAGGCTTCGGGCCTGCGGGGAGCATCCTTCGGCCGTAGCCAGTGCGGGCATAAATGTGCATAAGATGCGTTACTTTGCCGTATGTGCGAGCGGCGCCTTAGCCGGTTTAGGCGGCGCCGTTATTCTTGTAACCTATTCCGGCGAATTTAACGGGAGTGTTGACGGCCTTGGCTTTTTAGCTCTTGCAGCTTTAATCTTCGGTCAGTGGAAGCCTTTAGGCATCTTGGGTGCAACCTTCTTTTTCGGCTTTGCCCGTACGGTTGCAAATGTTTCTCAGGTTATCCCTTCCTTGAGTATTATTCCTCCGGTTTGGCTTAAAATTTTCCCTTATGTGGTAACATTGATAGCCCTTGTTCTTTTTAGTAAACATTCGGCGGCTCCCAAGGCTGACGGGGAACCTTATTAA
- a CDS encoding DsrE family protein, protein MHYKVLFRIEKFNLIDKLKHKITNYKRYCEEMGDTAEIEVVFAGDVVKYFENLENDFTDSGLDIALCHNALTGQNMPDINYKNIRTVRAGIGEIISRKAEGFIEYTIE, encoded by the coding sequence ATGCATTATAAGGTTTTGTTTAGGATTGAAAAGTTTAACTTAATAGACAAGTTAAAGCACAAGATAACTAATTATAAAAGATATTGTGAAGAAATGGGCGATACTGCCGAAATTGAAGTTGTTTTTGCCGGGGATGTTGTAAAATACTTTGAAAATCTTGAAAACGATTTTACGGATTCGGGGCTCGACATAGCCCTATGCCACAATGCCCTTACAGGACAAAACATGCCCGATATAAACTATAAAAATATTAGAACTGTCAGGGCCGGAATAGGCGAAATTATAAGCCGGAAAGCTGAAGGGTTTATCGAATATACGATAGAATAA